ttgtattaaGCCTAAAAGCTCACAAGCTTGTtcgtgaacaaatttttttgcttgggctcaacttgtttattaaacgagGCTAAAACTAAGGCTTAAACTtgacttatttataaacaaataaacatgaatGAGCTTTTTATCTAGTCGAACCCGAGGTATTCATAACCGACTTGTTTCGTTTACATTCCTAAGCACTAGCATTGGGGGTGTCCCCCCTAATTGTTATTTTACCAACCAACACCCCAAAAATCAAGTTTATTTAGGTATGGgttgctatttcttttttagcaaccgttaagagagagagagagagagagagagaaattttttatatattatttgattgtgtagtttatattattttattgagatatatataaaaataagaactaggatgttgggtgtattgtccctaaaagaaaaaaagatcttGGGTGTATTGTTAAATGAattagtaaaatagataaagtagtgtttGAGGATGTAGAATAGGTAATTTTTACATGAGATGTGAATGTTCGTGAGCAAAGATACAAACGTACTAGCCTATAGTGAGTTGGTCATTTCACCATAATTTCCAAATTTGGTATCGATggggtgtaaaactcatgttttataCCATCTAATTAGAGATTGTCAAATAaactttttacttaaaactcaatatatCTTACTATACATAATAACATCTCATTAAACTCACAATcaaattggattttcaaatggatattagaattgattgagtaTAGTTGCATCTATTCTATAATATGTAATAGGATAATGTGGCATGTTGAGATTGAATTggtaaaacttgagttttacaTCACattcttatagaatttaatctctaattacattattataatttaataaaataaaaaacaaaactttttattttaagaaacgcgtcaaatattaattttaggGAGTCATTGCATCCTATATATGTTAGGAAGTACAAATGAACCACAAGACTCGTGAGTAATATTTAGGCACTCGAACCACGTGCACTATTGACATGATGATCACTTTATAAGTATATGTTTTTGTGGGGTAGAGGGGCAAGGGTCAAACTTCAAGTTTTCAAGAATGAGTGTCACAtgtattgtttgtttgttaagaCCCCTTGAAAACAGATTAGTTTAACCTAATGAATTAGTCAAGTatttacttaggttaattatgagatccAAATTAAACACATGCAAACATATTACTTGgtacagaaaagtaaaaaaaaaaaacagtaatatGATGACTTAGATTAACCAATGAAACCAgccatttcaaggtaaaaatctGGGGACAATTTAACTTAGTTATCTTCAAGGTAAATAAATCCATTATAATAGAATGAACgattacaataaatttaaaccctaaatctaaaactACCTGatgtagaacttactaacatgaTCATGTGCAGCTTCGACTCCACGGACTCTTCTATCTTGGATTTGCTGAACACAAActccccgtttgtgactttgagatctcactcaaaggtttcagatcatcATCAGTAGTAgatctttatgcagcaacttgTTTCTACCAGTTCTTGATTGTAAATCTTGTTCCAGTAAATACTTGTAGAGTTAGAAGGTTACAGAAACCtcatagatctcacaagagtaACTCAAAAGACTTCCAAGAGCTTCTAAAATGtaattagggtttttcttttatactttgtAGTGTTGGActgaaaccctaaacgtttttgCAAGCTTGAGGTTGATTTAAAATCTGCAGAACAtgattttcgatcggtcgaaccTATCTTTTGATTGATCAAGCTTCACAGAAACTGAACTCTTCTTTTTGCAGCTTGCATGTTCTTAAATCTTGACTTGAACTATCATGAGCAATGCCTAACACCTAATttagacatgtttttgttctcggtttgccaacgtacataaatttaaaaatctaaacatttaatcctaaatatttagaacctaacacatatatacacttaaattaaactATAATATAATTCTATTTTAGATCCAAAAAAAGTTATTGGGTACTTAGAATATAGTGATAGTATGctcttttcttttacatttataatcgactcattaattaaattattattctaCCATGAATATCAAAGGAACGTAGTATCATTCACATGTGAAAAAGTTTAGAACTACAAAATGTTTTACAACTCTTGTTACAACTATGATGTGACAGAGTATGATCggtgaaaagaaaataataatcgATTTACATATAAGTAATAGTTAATCACTTAACCTCAACCGCTTACAATTTACTATATTAaagttatagtaaaaaaattataaaatagtttttattccTAAAACTACTCTTCACATGCTccaacaatattttcttttttggggattcataaatcataatcatAAATAAATGACAAGATTCTCGGAAAAGTGAAAATGCAACCAATCAAAGTCCAAACCTAGTCTTGGTCGTCCCCCATGATTCCACACTCTCTGTAGTCTCTtttggaaaaaatgaaaaagcgACAAAAGCTCTAAACAATTTGACACAAGCTGTCGAATCAGTTCCACTTTCCATACAATCCTAGAGCCCTTTACTTTTGTTTCATCACTTTCAGTCTCTCTCAGCTTTCTTCTACTTCCTCGAGAAGTAAGCTTCGTCAGCACATTAGGTAGAGTGCACCttccacactctctcactcttttctattttgttttatcaCATTAGCAAATGTTTTTTGTCCATGAAAAAcgtaaaacatttaaaaataatttcactatgAACAAGTTTTTTAGGACATGTTTGGTAAATGTGTTTAGAtgtatgtttttaatttttaaataatattacatatatttctatatattttttcattcacacatattttcaaaaaaactaaaaactattatttaaacaaacatgATGTTAGTCAAGGACATAAAGAGAAAGTCAAATGATTAAAgcaaaattgattataattaaatGCAAAACTTCAAAACCTTAGATGGTACTTggaaatttaaaacaaaactgaaGGTCTATTTGGTTCAccatttttaaatatgttttcaaatgggtaaaaacacaattggaaaatattttccaaacatgtttttgtaTAGGTTTTAAACgtggaaaacaaaattgtttcacatttttatttcatttttttctcatttttaattcttttttgtagAAACTACAATTAAAAAATGTCAGTAAAAGTTGGAActatttatgtttatatttatttttaaaaaaatacaaataaaaatggaATTGACAATCCCtaagagctctctctctcttatatataaTGCTTGTGAATTGACTTCCATACTAATCTTAAGATGTCAATTTAGAGTACTATATGTTATGTACTTAATTATAATGAAAGAAAACGATAAAACCAAACTGATGTTGATAATTATCAGAAAGGATAATTTAGGGGgtgtttgttattgttgtttaaataatagttttcaatatttagataacattacatatattttcatatacttttcaccaacacgtattttcacaaaacaacaacaacattactagaaatctcttatCAAACAAACCCTTAGCTGTTATCTTATTTCTTGAATTAGCTATCATCTGGTTAATAAGCAGATATTGGATTTAAGGGTGTCTTTCTAGTTAGTTGTCAGCCATACATATTCAGCAATGGATATCAGATATGATTCAATGAAGAGCCTTTCCCACATTGCAATCTTGGGTACATAATTCCTGAACGGGTTGAGGAGAATCCAACTTTTTCCGACATAAAAGAAGTATATGGTTCTGGGACTACTCTTCCAATGACAACAATAGGCTTACCTCTGAAGTTTGATAAGGTCAAACCTGTGAAGCAACAACTCTCAAATGTTCATCTTGAAGTCCTATTGTTCTTATCAAAGATTAGGCGGCTTTTAGTTAGGGAACATAACAAGGATCCTAGGCTCAATACTCTAAGTGCAATAGCTATTACAAGTGAGAGTGAATTGGTGTTGAGGAAGAACATTGATGCTATGTCCTACACAATCCATCTTTCTCTGCCAATGAGAAGGGTAAGGGGTCTCAAAGGGAGAATGCAGCTACTTTATGGGTctgtgatttttatttaaatttatcaataaaatataatttttatttatgcttAATACATTACACACACTTTCCTACACACATGACACACCACTCTTCACTATTTCACTCACTACTTATTTCCTCACAGTTATTTGCTATCTCACTACACTTAGCTATATCACTTCTTGGATACAATACCTCTGTTGGATATATTGATACAAAGCATTAAATACTTCCACTTAAAAGCAAAGTAGAAAGTTATATTACCTAGATATTACAAAGGAGACAAGAAAACAAAGCATTTAATGCTTCCACCTAAAACCAAAGCAGAAAGTCATATTATCACCTAAGCATGAAAAACATCCAGAAGTAAATCACACATGCATGAAAGTTATCACCGGCTAATGCTGTAGAGTTGGTGATGACTCTACACGTAACCCCGGCATCCATTTTCCTGTAAAGGAATCGGCAAACCACGTAGGCCTAGACCATGACGCCTTCTTCTTATTCTTGTCCAACAAGAAAAGGCGTGTAGTAGGATCAGATAAAGCATTGAACCAATAGAAATTAGAGTAATCCAAAAATTTGTATAGCCGGTTATGGCCGCGAAGGACACAATATAGCAAGCCCAGAGGAAGACTTGAGTTCCGGATAACATCCAACCAATGTACCCGTCTGGAATGAGGAGAACAGTTACTGAGTTTGAGATAAGAAATGTCACAGAATTAGAAAATAAGAACACCGAAAAGGGGATTGTGTTAACAAGATTGGCTGTCCCTTGACCTTCTGTCCCtttgaatagatttttttttccacaagtTCGATGATATGATGATGCATTAGCCGGACAAGGCCTGGTACTAATCCGTGAAAAATTAGCGCCTGGTTTCGAAATGCCTTCGTGAAGTCCTCCAGGAGGGTTGAGTGCCGCTTGATAGGTGACTGATAAAAGCAGTGTAGCAACCACCAGAAGCGCATTGCGCTTATCGTCTGATATTGTCGTTATTTGACGAGCACACTTGATTCGAATTTTTTCAAGACGTCTGGATGTAGTAATAGATGAACCCTCTGAAGCTCCGACACGGATTAGCATCTTCCTCATCTCGCTGTTGcctgtttgtgtttgtgtttgtctttgtgtttctctttgtCTTTGCAGGATGTCCCATGCTGTTTTACCCtctttattcttaatttttacaTCAACCTCACTACTCCGAGCGAACAAGTGCCTCACAGCCTGCATGCATATACACTGTCACTAATCAGGATTCCACTGCGTCTATTTTCTTAATCCAAATGCGTAAACTTCTAGtgttttttctattaaaaaaaaaaactttgtacaTAACAAATTCGAAAGTGGAAAATTTATGAGTTTACatgaagaataataataatattacatTGTATACATGCAATAGTGTTAGTGGTATCAACATGTGTCGtgtaaaaaacaataatttaattactctatttggttttatttatttatatttaatttatcaaatgACCATGACAGTTTACTTGTTTGCTATTTTGTATCCAAACTTAATTTGGACAATGAATGATGTCGTATTATGCGTCTAACtctatataaataatttttacgTGTGTCTCTTACCTGGCAATACTAAGCTTTCAGTTAGAAGAATACTTACGCATAAAGAGATtataaatatgttattttatttaatttgtcgATCATGGAAAAACCAACTTCAAATTTTGAGTTTtccaacaattaataatttaatattgttaaaaCGAGGTTCATCATAAAatgaaagatgatttttttcactaattttttattttgtatattaaaagagaaattgttaaaagaaaattaatacaTTATCATTACATCGAGTTTCATTTTAATAagagtttgagtttaaatttattaagaaaaaaaattagtattgttttttttttttcttttattcataCTGTTTTAATACAAGGTCGATATTAGTTTGGATTTTCATAATTGAGTACAGGAGAGCTTACCTCAGTTTGTCTTTTGTCCACTGCAATGTGCAACACGGTGTTGCCATCCTTGTCCTTCCAGTTCAAGATTTTCCTCTCATAATCTAAGGCATTTTGGGACCAATTGCTGGTGAGACATCCCACCAAGGCTTTAAAAGACTCGATACTGTTATTTTTAAGGGCAATATGTAGAGCAGTCTCATTTTGTGTTGTCACATCGATAATAGAATCTGGATAGATTGATATAAATTCAGTCAATAGATCAAGTTGATCATTTCTTTTTGCTACATGATGCAAAGGAGTCATGTTCTCCCTGCCTCTGACACGGACAAGGTCTTGATCAACATGTAGAAGCTGATGCACCATCTCGAAATGCCCCTTTTGTAGAGCAAGGTCAATGGGGCTATACCCATCTTCATTTGGTTTTCTAGCAAATGAGGGCTTTAATCTCATTATCTCCATAGCAACGGGGATGTTCCCTTTAGATACAACTTTGTGTAAAGGGGTATCAAAAAATGGAAACTCATCGATGTGATCTAAATATTTCACATCCTTCTTAATTAAGCCGTAAAAGAAATCAATATTGTTTTCAGCAACTTGCTCCATCCTTTCAATTCTCCCGTCCATTCTAGAGAATGCTGATTTTTCCTTGGTATAACTTGTTAATGCGTGGCTTGAATAAAGTACTGCAGCACACAACAAAGTTGTAACATGCCATATTTGTGTGAGAGATATTTCTTCATCAATGTATGAGTTTGGGACTTTTGAAAGTCTTTGTACCACtattgtatcttttctt
The Quercus lobata isolate SW786 chromosome 10, ValleyOak3.0 Primary Assembly, whole genome shotgun sequence DNA segment above includes these coding regions:
- the LOC115962949 gene encoding ankyrin repeat-containing protein BDA1-like — its product is MDGRIERMEQVAENNIDFFYGLIKKDVKYLDHIDEFPFFDTPLHKVVSKGNIPVAMEIMRLKPSFARKPNEDGYSPIDLALQKGHFEMVHQLLHVDQDLVRVRGRENMTPLHHVAKRNDQLDLLTEFISIYPDSIIDVTTQNETALHIALKNNSIESFKALVGCLTSNWSQNALDYERKILNWKDKDGNTVLHIAVDKRQTEAVRHLFARSSEVDVKIKNKEGKTAWDILQRQRETQRQTQTQTGNSEMRKMLIRVGASEGSSITTSRRLEKIRIKCARQITTISDDKRNALLVVATLLLSVTYQAALNPPGGLHEGISKPGANFSRISTRPCPANASSYHRTCGKKNLFKGTEGQGTANLVNTIPFSVFLFSNSVTFLISNSVTVLLIPDGYIGWMLSGTQVFLWACYIVSFAAITGYTNFWITLISIGSMLYLILLHAFSCWTRIRRRRHGLGLRGLPIPLQENGCRGYV